DNA from Devosia yakushimensis:
GGCAGAATACCTGCGGCAAACCCGTGGCCTGGGCGAAGCCATGATAGCGCGAAACACTGCGCCGGGTCTTCCAGATCCACCGCACCATCTCCCATTTGAGGCTGTCCCGATTGCCCGGCAGATTGCCGGCCCGCTGCTTTTCAAACAGGGTTCGCCGGAAATAGCGGGCAAACCGGCGGAGATAGTGATCGTCGATGACGATTACCCCCGTGGCCCGGGCAAAACGCTGTGGCATGAGGACGGAATAATTGCCCTCCATGACCCAGCCGTCCTCCAGGATCGCTGCGTCGTGCAGGGCATGGAACTCGGCATCGGGCCGCACCTGCCAGTCGGTATCGGGCAGGTGGCGGAATTGGTCGAGGTGAATGGCGGAAACGCCCAGTTTGCGGGCGATTGCGACGGCCAAAGTCGACTTGCCGGCATTGGTCGGCCCCATGATGACGATGCGTTGGCCGAGGGATTCCAGCGATGGAAAGGTATGCATTTTCAGTTCCGATATATGGTTTGAAGGATCGGGGTGGAAAAGCGAAGGCGGTAGGCGAATTCCTTGGTGGAACAGACAAAAATCCCCGCCGAAGCGGGGATTAAGCGGTGCTGACGATGGCTGGGCGGCCTATTCCGGCTGCACATCCTTGCCGGTATAGACTTCATCGACCCAGTACTGGTCACGGCGGTCAAAGCCGTTGAACGGCGTCAGGGAGGCCTGGGTATAGGCGCCCATCAGGCCGAATTCAATCCAGTCGTCCTCATCGATATCGGCCGGCAGCGTGAAGACCTGGGGCAGCACGTCATAGCTGTCGCAGGTGGGGCCCCAGATGGTGAATTCGGAGAATTCCTGGTCATTGTCGTGCACCCGCGGGCCGCGCCAGACGCGGACGGGCGGAGTGAAGTGCATGAACTTGACTTCCATCAGGCTGCCATAGGCGCCGTCATTGACATAGACCGACTGGCCGCCGCGCTGATGCTTTACCCGCAGCAGCAGGGAGGTCGAGGAGGTCACCAGCGCGCGGCCGGGCTCGATGATCAGCTCGGGCTTGTTCTTGTCGCCGAAATGGTCGCCGACTGCCGTGGAGATGGTCTCGAAGTAATAGTCCATCGGCGGCGCTTCGCTGGTCGGGTAGGGGGCCGGATAGCCACCACCGATATTGAGCCGCTTGAGCTCGATGCCGGATTCCTCGACGATGCGGGCGGCGGCCGCGATATGCCGTTCATAGGCATAGGCGTCTTCGCACTGGCTGCCCACGTGGAAGCAGAGGCTTGGCGTATAGCCCATCTTGTCGACGGCCGAGACGATTTCGGCCGCGCCTTGTTCCATGACGCCGAATTTGATGCCGAAGTCATAGGATTTGAGCGCCTTGCCGGCCTTGAAGCGGGTGGTCACTTCCACGTCGCGGCTGGGCGACACCACGGCCGCCAGCTGGTCGAGCTGCTGGGGGTGGTCGATGGTGAAGGAGCGGACGCCGAACTCTTCATAAGCGCGTTCGATCTCGCGCTTATTCTTGATCGGGTTGTTGTAATGCATCACCGCGCCCGGCGCATGGTCGCGCACCAGCTCCATTTCGGTGTTGGACGCGACGTCGAACGCCTTCAAACCTTCGCGATGGAGCTGAGCGATGATGTGGGGGGAGGGGTTGCACTTGACCGCATAGGTCAGCAGCCCGTCAAAGCCCTTTTTGAAGACCCGCGTGGCCTTGTGCAGCTCGCGCTCTGAAAACAGGAAAGCCGGGAAATCCGGGGCTTCCGCCGCGATCAGCGCGGAGGTATTCGGGTAAACCTGCTTCGGCTCAG
Protein-coding regions in this window:
- a CDS encoding AAA family ATPase, encoding MHTFPSLESLGQRIVIMGPTNAGKSTLAVAIARKLGVSAIHLDQFRHLPDTDWQVRPDAEFHALHDAAILEDGWVMEGNYSVLMPQRFARATGVIVIDDHYLRRFARYFRRTLFEKQRAGNLPGNRDSLKWEMVRWIWKTRRSVSRYHGFAQATGLPQVFCPSLSEVQALGRSWNL